The following coding sequences are from one Schizosaccharomyces osmophilus chromosome 1, complete sequence window:
- a CDS encoding DNA-binding transcription factor has product MDLQSILQPMTGPIFSAAPPSSIPTSMAPSSAVACINSSNSSANTTSAPVRPAFKSASSRPASTTTLHSSSHPPPHISFLISSPEPSHPLTPLSATYHTSSNSGPNPFPSSHHAPGVLDSSSASAAARHPVSKISNLVHHSPPGSAFPFDQPPQTRASSASSSKGEQKSSISPILNPTNRSPMKTSNSYSAYSNPSLPASPPSVTSSIDQHPREFTKKRSLSDEDVAWQLIRLGNTSSSDHRNSDSTSKTSSTHTKSENPNSGKLPIMSKTHPLVDPHQSDSSICESLHSFSKRRRSNNSLRHSSSQTISSFQQLTSNNSEDNKELSTNQGSENLSNSHINTGSFPTYFDSSSFSKSRCSRCRRSKKGCDRQRPCGRCRDAGLNLDECVSDDEPSNVGGRKSKGRGRGRPKTRN; this is encoded by the coding sequence ATGGATTTACAAAGCATTTTACAACCCATGACGGGTCCCATTTTCTCTGCCGCTCCTCCTTCCTCGATTCCTACCTCCATGGCTCCTTCCTCTGCTGTCGCCTGTAtaaattcttccaattcttcaGCCAATACCACTTCAGCTCCTGTGCGGCCTGCTTTCAAGTCTGCTTCTTCACGTCCCGCCTCTACCACAACCCTGCATTCCTCCTCTCATCCTCCACCACACATAtctttcttgatttcttcCCCTGAACCTAGCCATCCTCTTACTCCCCTCAGTGCCACTTACCATACATCCTCCAACTCGGGTCCAAACCCTTTTCCTAGCTCTCATCATGCTCCTGGTGTCCTTGATTCTTCCTCGGCCTCAGCTGCTGCTCGGCACCCCGTTTCTAAGATCTCTAACCTGGTTCACCATTCTCCACCTGGATCcgcttttccttttgacCAACCTCCACAGACTCGTGCTTCTTCCGCTTCAAGTTCTAAAGGAGAACAAAAAAGCTCAATTTCCCCCATTTTGAACCCAACCAATCGCTCTCCGATGAAAACATCCAATTCGTATTCCGCATACTCAAATCCATCTTTGCCTGCCTCTCCTCCGTCAGTCACTTCTTCCATAGATCAGCATCCCAGggaatttacaaaaaaacgTTCCCTTTCCGACGAAGATGTTGCTTGGCAACTTATTCGACTGGGCAATACTTCTTCCTCTGATCACCGAAATTCTGATTCTACTTCCAAAACCTCGTCTACACATACTAAGTCTGAAAACCCCAATTCCGGGAAATTGCCTATCATGTCCAAAACTCATCCTTTGGTAGATCCTCATCAGAGTGACTCATCAATCTGCGAATCTTTACACTCTTTTTCTAAGCGACGCCGTTCAAATAATAGTTTGAGGCATTCGTCTAGTCAGACAATTTCAAGTTTTCAACAACTTACTTCAAACAACAGTGAAGATAATAAAGAACTTTCAACGAATCAAGGATCGGAAAACCTCTCAAATTCCCACATCAACACAGGCTCGTTTCCAACTTactttgattcttcttcattctcAAAAAGTCGCTGTTCCCGCTGTCGGCGTTCAAAGAAGGGGTGTGATCGTCAAAGACCCTGTGGAAGATGCCGTGATGCTGGTCTTAATCTAGATGAATGTGTAAGTGATGATGAACCGTCAAACGTAGGCGGacgaaaatcaaaaggTCGTGGCCGCGGTAgaccaaaaacaagaaactgA
- the mug147 gene encoding Schizosaccharomyces specific protein Mug147, translated as MLSTTPIITPTEDDSTEQDLISNIPGAYTEFTQQHKPKSLATAANFQTLPKLHHETPFQSHTALPPPGNDYDYDYDIDDDDFDRSSSYSHLTDEYHGDRDPRDYYGDLAMYASLHHHGDMQDIPRFHDKPSASRKGNQAKSPITAYPHADPHDSNLNYEMGDSQTLPMTESFADLLDPHAHSSDHSHEDAFGNSHTDRGFTYPPNMPAFNFSTINHSSSGFNSSSSNVQMNFVNGEPVFPRATSSTYNPEADAVSNLSSKSFVNQEYVMGGNQHKGNQAQPQYDAVYGPQVNPKSISDQLLDVFPKPFRQTEASSSSPSTSDTMEGQHEQAEDPTQPASRNTQSNSYPQRRGFRLSHETDILYNDASVRPVHTSVDSGPRRFSSTKRTQQSEPKRSSDAAPIEAAHRSFILNNDDVDPTPSIDSTSQESQDPTVNTQSSSPSYCHNGRRVHNNTLTPYPSVSDTTSMDVSSITSYDLR; from the coding sequence ATGCTCTCCACGACGCCCATCATCACCCCTACTGAAGACGACAGTACGGAGCAAGATTTAATCTCCAATATACCAGGTGCATACACTGAATTCACCCAGCAGCACAAACCAAAATCTCTTGCTACCGCCGCCAACTTTCAAACTCTTCCTAAACTTCACCATGAAACTCCTTTTCAGTCTCATACTGCTTTGCCCCCTCCCGGCAATGACTATGATTATGACTATGATATTGACGACGACGATTTCGACCGCTCCTCCTCGTACAGTCACTTGACCGACGAGTACCACGGTGATCGCGATCCCAGAGACTATTACGGCGATCTCGCCATGTACGCTTCTCTCCACCACCATGGTGACATGCAGGACATCCCACGGTTTCACGACAAACCATCTGCTTCCCGAAAAGGAAATCAGGCGAAAAGCCCTATTACTGCTTATCCCCATGCAGATCCCCACGACAGTAATCTCAATTACGAAATGGGCGACTCTCAAACTCTCCCAATGACCGAAAGCTTTGCTGATTTACTGGACCCTCACGCCCATTCTTCTGATCACAGCCATGAAGACGCTTTTGGCAACTCACACACAGACCGCGGCTTTACTTATCCCCCCAATATGCCCGCTTTTAATTTCTCCACCATCAACCATTCCTCCTCTGgcttcaattcttcttcctctaaTGTCCAGATGAATTTCGTCAATGGTGAACCGGTGTTTCCTCGCGCCACCTCCAGTACGTACAATCCCGAAGCGGACGCTGTCTCTAACCTCTCCTCAAAGTCCTTTGTAAATCAAGAGTATGTCATGGGTGGAAACCAACACAAGGGCAATCAAGCGCAACCTCAGTATGATGCCGTTTACGGCCCCCAAGTGAATCCAAAGTCGATTTCTGACCAACTCCTCGATGTTTTTCCTAAACCTTTCCGTCAAACCGAGGCATCCTCTTCATCGCCATCAACTTCAGATACCATGGAAGGCCAGCACGAGCAGGCCGAGGATCCAACTCAACCCGCGTCTCGTAACACTCAATCCAACTCTTACCCTCAAAGGAGGGGATTCCGACTTTCTCACGAAACCGATATCCTCTACAATGACGCTTCAGTTCGGCCTGTCCACACGTCTGTTGATAGCGGACCCAGGCGCTTTTCAAGCACAAAACGCACGCAGCAATCTGAGCCCAAGCGTTCCTCCGATGCAGCGCCCATTGAGGCCGCCCACCGATCGTTCATCCTGAACAATGACGATGTCGATCCTACGCCTAGCATAGATTCTACCAGTCAGGAATCGCAAGATCCCACCGTCAATACACAATCCTCTAGCCCTTCCTACTGTCATAATGGAAGGCGCGTTCACAATAACACTTTGACACCTTATCCCTCTGTTTCCGACACTACTTCGATGGATGTGTCCTCGATAACGAGTTATGATCTTCGATAA
- a CDS encoding ribosome biogenesis factor recycling AAA family ATPase, whose translation MSVPIKLSVKLIEGDGSWRDLRYVYFSPAALKRLGFVQKQLVSVKHYDGSSIGIVQVPRGVNLGPFEVGISSQFAEWANVKVGQRVNAVKYAHPLKDVESLKITCGPNSEGTPFSESEIKKTLLEMRYVHLGMLYSAQSSNTTKSLIPGSVPPSISNHLQHDGDSFPPGCIKVDEIHVRSPSNLLEAISDLSLEEPRLYRFTASSEMDVEGAFQSEMFQSQTSLSSSVVEISQNQQETSSPPVTFSSIGGLDHQIQQVRDVIELPFQSPELFEYFHISPPRGILLYGPPGTGKTMILRAIAAETNARVFRIDGPSVVGKYMGETEARLKKIFDDARSQQPSIIFIDEVDAIAPKRTADISEAESRAVASLLTLLDGMSSAGKVAVFAATNRPNFIDEALRRPGRLEKEIEVGIPDKNARLDILKLLFENVPNTLSPEEMEDLAGRTHAYVGADLTAVVREAALRAIKRALRIRNEAGDATTKETPGAVELDDVELALTSVRQSAMREFIIESPNVKWSQIGGQEDVKQKLKESVEWPLTHPETFSRLGVRPPKGILLYGPPGCSKTLTAKAIATETGLNFISVKGPELFNKYIGESERAVRQLFQKARQASPSVIFFDEIDALTGSRGGDHSGDRVVTALLNEMDGIEALKNVLVLAATNRPDVIDPALMRPGRLDRLFYVGPPNFEARRQILLIQTRQMKFTEGIDLEDIALRTEGCSGAEIVALCQDAGLVAMHENVEATEITQAHFEKALLALRKGINQGMLDFYNQFAEGVSTKVSSG comes from the coding sequence ATGTCTGTTCCCATTAAACTATCGGTAAAGTTGATAGAAGGAGATGGTTCTTGGAGGGATCTTCGATATGTGTATTTTTCTCCTGCAGCTTTAAAACGACTGGGATTCGTTCAGAAACAGCTCGTTTCTGTAAAACATTATGATGGTTCGTCAATTGGTATTGTCCAAGTCCCACGAGGAGTCAATTTGGGTCCCTTTGAAGTAGGGATCAGCTCGCAGTTCGCGGAATGGGCAAATGTAAAAGTTGGTCAGCGAGTAAACGCCGTTAAATACGCTCATCCATTGAAGGATGTAGAAAGTTTAAAGATAACCTGTGGTCCAAATTCAGAAGGAACCCCTTTTTCGGAATCTGAGATCAAGAAGACCCTACTGGAAATGCGTTATGTGCATCTGGGCATGCTTTATTCAGCACAAAGCTCAAACAcaacaaaatcattaatACCTGGTTCAGTCCCTCCATCAATCAGTAACCATTTACAACATGATGGTGATAGTTTCCCACCGGGCTGCATTAAAGTTGATGAAATTCACGTCCGTTCTCCCAGCAACCTGTTGGAAGCAATATCTGATCTTTCTTTGGAGGAACCTCGTCTTTATCGGTTTACTGCATCTTCCGAGATGGATGTCGAAGGTGCTTTTCAATCTGAAATGTTTCAATCACAAACTTCACTTTCCTCATCTGTGGTCGAAATATCTCAGAATCAGCAGGAGACTTCATCTCCACCTGTAACATTCTCCTCTATTGGAGGTTTAGATCATCAGATACAACAAGTTCGAGATGTCATCGaacttccttttcaaagtcCCGAATtatttgaatattttcaCATTTCTCCTCCTCGAGGTATTCTACTTTATGGACCTCCTGGAACTGGTAAAACCATGATTTTACGGGCAATAGCAGCTGAAACAAATGCGCGTGTGTTCCGGATTGATGGTCCATCTGTGGTTGGCAAATACATGGGTGAAACAGAAGCTAGactcaaaaagatttttgaTGATGCTCGCTCCCAGCAGCCATCTATTATATTTATTGATGAGGTTGATGCAATTGCGCCTAAGCGAACTGCTGATATTAGCGAAGCAGAAAGCAGAGCTGTTGCAAGTTTACTAACTTTGCTTGATGGCATGTCAAGTGCTGGTAAGGTGGCCGTATTTGCGGCCACGAATCGTCCAAACTTTATAGATGAAGCTCTTCGACGACCAGGACGGCTGGAGAAAGAGATTGAGGTTGGAATACCAGATAAGAATGCTCGTTTGGACATAttaaagcttctttttgaaaatgttcCAAATACACTTAGCCCtgaagaaatggaagatTTGGCTGGTCGCACTCATGCCTATGTGGGTGCTGATTTAACCGCTGTTGTTCGCGAGGCTGCTTTACGCGCAATCAAGAGAGCTTTAAGAATACGAAATGAGGCCGGTGACGCTACTACGAAGGAAACCCCGGGGGCTGTAGAGCTAGATGATGTAGAACTAGCGTTGACCTCGGTGCGACAAAGTGCGATGCGGGAATTTATCATCGAGTCACCCAATGTGAAGTGGTCACAAATAGGAGGCCAGGAAGATGTCAAgcaaaaattaaaagaatcAGTCGAATGGCCTTTGACGCACCCAGAAACTTTTTCTAGGTTAGGCGTGCGTCCCCCTAAGGGAATCTTGCTGTACGGTCCACCTGGATGTTCGAAGACGTTAACTGCGAAGGCGATAGCGACTGAAACGGGATTGAACTTTATTTCTGTCAAGGGCCCTGAGTTGTTTAACAAATACATCGGTGAAAGTGAGCGAGCTGTTCGTCagcttttccaaaaagctCGGCAAGCGAGTCCATCTGTCATCTTTTTTGACGAAATTGACGCCCTGACCGGCAGCAGAGGTGGGGATCACAGTGGAGATCGAGTTGTTACGGCATTACTAAATGAGATGGATGGTATAGAGGCGTTGAAGAATGTACTTGTTCTTGCAGCAACGAATCGACCGGACGTGATTGATCCGGCTTTGATGAGACCTGGAAGATTGGATCGACTATTTTATGTTGGGCCACCAAATTTTGAAGCACGTCGACAGATTCTTCTGATTCAAACCAGACAGATGAAGTTTACTGAAGGCATCGACTTGGAGGATATCGCGCTACGCACGGAGGGTTGTTCAGGAGCAGAAATAGTTGCTCTGTGCCAAGATGCTGGGTTAGTTGCTATGCACGAGAATGTTGAAGCAACGGAAATTACACAAGCacattttgaaaaagcgtTGCTTGCACTCAGAAAGGGAATTAACCAAGGCATGTTGGACTTTTACAATCAATTTGCTGAAGGTGTTTCCACTAAGGTATCGAGTGGTTAA
- the tam13 gene encoding Schizosaccharomyces specific protein Tam13, protein MQNLMNLGGPKAGSGGGGIADDPMGFASHANSDLKQAQTMKKINDVIPGDTKQKMAIMNKINDATGGNAMKVIMQIKESSSSPQEAFSKIQSQFKL, encoded by the coding sequence ATGCAAAATTTAATGAACCTTGGAGGCCCTAAAGCCGGCTCTGGCGGCGGTGGAATTGCTGATGATCCTATGGGCTTCGCATCCCATGCCAACTCTGATTTGAAGCAAGCACAAActatgaagaaaatcaacgATGTGATCCCAGGAGACACGAAGCAAAAGATGGCTATTATGAACAAAATTAATGATGCTACCGGTGGTAATGCCATGAAGGTAATTATGCAAATCAAAGAGAGCTCTTCCTCTCCTCAAGAAGCTTTCAGCAAAATCCAGAGTCAATTCAAATTATAA
- the puf1 gene encoding pumilio family RNA-binding protein Puf1: MLYVSKLPVGTSSGAMHALFSSYGKVKDVWMLSPDNSAIVSYESLGSAIIARDALHNRAVFENHGPIQVILARPTSSFENSSPASSTVSFAQPKEPVLRSHSTAAANFLLKNRLDLLEIAKQFEMKINLETVESMIASAIEKSQVATEIRPSLETLRSRQFEASKLREIRKNIDSGFYTQEEIEVIATSMLDDVAELSSDYLGNTVIQKFFEYCSDPVKEAMLERIAPYLAAIGIHKNGTWAAQKIIDVASTDFQMELIVAHLRPYAALLYFDQFGNYVAQCCLHFRYPNNCFLFETMARHCCEIGQSRFGARAIRACLENEHATFEQQALVVAAIIINSHLLAINTNGMLLLTWLLDNSFFKNRHRLLAIHLAAHLHTTCTHKLASTLIFKLINNKQEPESRNLLLKNIFFSENDSVLTYILQDQAVGPSFVHKVITYPSIGHEYLTQFHMVIKRVLNNLHVQPTPLYYRLMEEVGMTSKSLSPALSGISMTAPSLDSASSRLTRDFGSLTLSPSNGLLNGVPPSIDATPAYSAYQPAAAPTAGLGNSNGAASRKSNLLLQTPRNENAKSGSSGLDTSSLVNPTLAKSASLSGGSLLNPVSPLLRREAPTGKLTMPAYPYASQIMNPAIGTDYGLPRVSAKLPKVFPGTYPRLQQSLLPRQGELRFN, from the coding sequence ATGCTGTATGTGTCGAAATTACCCGTAGGGACCTCTAGTGGTGCTATGCATGCACTTTTTTCGTCCTACGGTAAAGTAAAAGATGTATGGATGCTGTCGCCAGATAATTCGGCCATTGTAAGCTATGAGTCCTTGGGGTCAGCAATAATTGCTAGGGATGCTTTACATAATCGCGCTGTTTTTGAGAATCATGGTCCTATTCAAGTTATCCTTGCTAGGCCAACGTCTAGCTTTGAGAACAGCAGTCCTGCTTCTTCGACAGTCTCTTTTGCTCAACCCAAAGAGCCAGTGCTCCGGTCGCATTCCACTGCAGCCGCtaactttcttttaaaaaatcgtCTTGATTTATTAGAAATTGCCAAGCaatttgaaatgaaaattaatttaGAGACGGTTGAATCAATGATTGCCAGCGCCATTGAAAAAAGTCAGGTTGCTACGGAAATTCGTCCTTCTCTTGAAACTTTACGGTCGAGACAATTCGAGGCGTCAAAACTTCGTGAAATCCGAAAGAATATCGACAGTGGGTTTTATACACAAGAGGAAATTGAAGTTATTGCTACTAGCATGCTAGACGATGTAGCTGAACTATCAAGTGATTATCTTGGTAACACAGTTATACAAAAATTTTTCGAATACTGTTCTGATCCTGTCAAGGAGGCTATGCTTGAGCGTATCGCTCCATACCTTGCTGCCATAGGTATTCACAAGAACGGCACATGGGCTGCGCAAAAGATCATTGATGTCGCATCTACCGATTTTCAAATGGAGCTGATCGTTGCACATCTTCGCCCTTATGCTGCATTACTATATTTCGATCAATTTGGCAATTATGTGGCACAATGCTGCTTGCATTTCAGATACCCTAATAactgctttcttttcgaaaCCATGGCCAGGCATTGTTGCGAAATTGGGCAAAGCCGCTTTGGTGCTAGAGCTATTCGTGCTTGTTTGGAGAATGAGCATGCTACTTTTGAGCAGCAAGCTCTTGTTGTTGCTGCTATCATTATCAACTCTCACTTACTTGCCATTAATACCAATGGCATGCTTCTCCTAACTTGGCTTTTAGACAACTCTTTCTTTAAGAATAGACATCGTCTTTTAGCCATTCACCTTGCAGCTCATTTACATACAACGTGCACTCACAAACTTGCTTCTACCCTCATTTTCAAGTTAATCAACAACAAGCAGGAACCCGAGTCTCGGAATCTCTTGCTCAagaatatctttttctctGAAAATGATAGCGTCCTTACATATATATTGCAAGATCAGGCAGTGGGTCCCTCTTTTGTTCACAAAGTCATTACTTATCCATCAATCGGCCATGAATACTTGACTCAATTTCATATGGTGATCAAGCGCGTTCTTAATAATTTGCATGTGCAACCTACCCCTCTTTACTACAGATTGATGGAAGAAGTTGGAATGACAAGCAAAAGTTTATCGCCTGCTTTGAGTGGTATTTCTATGACTGCACCTTCGTTGGATAGTGCTTCTTCAAGATTGACTCGGGATTTTGGCTCGCTTACTTTATCTCCCTCAAATGGTCTTTTGAATGGCGTTCCTCCTTCTATTGATGCAACACCTGCTTACTCAGCTTATCAACCCGCTGCTGCCCCAACAGCGGGACTTGGTAATAGCAATGGTGCAGCAAGCCGTAAGTCCAActtgcttcttcaaaccCCTCGTAATGAGAACGCAAAGTCTGGTTCATCCGGTTTAGACACGTCCTCTTTAGTGAACCCTACTTTGGCGAAGTCTGCGAGTCTTAGCGGTGGTTCCTTGTTGAACCCTGTTTCCCCTCTGCTGCGCCGTGAGGCTCCTACCGGAAAGCTTACAATGCCTGCTTATCCATATGCTTCTCAAATCATGAATCCTGCTATTGGTACTGATTATGGATTACCCAGAGTTTCAGCAAAGCTCCCGAAAGTTTTTCCGGGAACATACCCTCGCCTCCAGCAGTCATTATTGCCTAGACAAGGTGAGCTTCGTTTTAATTAG